Part of the Hoplias malabaricus isolate fHopMal1 unplaced genomic scaffold, fHopMal1.hap1 scaffold_593, whole genome shotgun sequence genome, atgaTTTCTCTCACAGGTTTTTGGTGAATTATGAAAATGCGCATATAAACCCTGAATGGAAAAAGCCCAAAATTTGCAAAAACTCCCACATATTGCAAAACAGTGTTATACTCAGATGGGGTAGAGAAAAACTTTTATACTCAGACAGGGTGGAAACTTTAAACCACTGCTAAAACGCAATTGTGAAAAAGAGTTAGAGTTTGTGttaaccctaaccccaaccATGTGTAGATTATTGTACCCATATACAGCACTTGGCAAATGTCAGGGACAACTTTCCTCTCAATACATTACAAACAAGTTCTATAATGGATGTGGCCCCCTTTTTGTTGTGTTGGTCACTAGAGGGCAGTGTTGTTCTTTGACTCACCGGCCCCGTGCTGCTGTCTGATGGCTGCGTTCCCAGGCCGTGGCGTGGCAGAGGACTTGGTGAtggcggtggtggtgggggtggttgTCTGCAGGGCAAGGGTCTCTGTAGTGGTCCGGCCCAGGGATGTGTTGCTGTTCCGGAGACTCCAGCGGTTCTGGATGTGACTCACTGCTTCCTCAGCCAGCATCCCATGCCTCGGAGTGATCCGCAGCGTGGCCTGGACTTTATTATCCTGagtttcatcagagaacaaatCCGAAACACGGCACTCGTACACGCCCTCATCCTCTTTGTGGACATTGGACAGACTCAGCTTGTGTGAAATAGCGTTGCCCTGAACTCTCACCGTCtgaggaaaacacacaaaccaggAGCCTTACAGCCATTTAGAGCAATTCAGTTCTGCTG contains:
- the LOC136680195 gene encoding V-set and transmembrane domain-containing protein 2B-like, with translation MCVNTEMEALTLLLLHLLLPWINAAFTEVPVDVSVGEGEDVEMPCAFRASGTAPFSLEIQWWFLREPAELQQLSTQPNNRAKVVPRDATKISTVRVQGNAISHKLSLSNVHKEDEGVYECRVSDLFSDETQDNKVQATLRITPRHGMLAEEAVSHIQNRWSLRNSNTSLGRTTTETLALQTTTPTTTAITKSSATPRPGNAAIRQQHGA